A region from the Variovorax sp. RKNM96 genome encodes:
- a CDS encoding 2-dehydropantoate 2-reductase gives MTGALPGEVSGAPHGEVLVMGAGTIGCYIGGRLAAAGVPVTFVGRPRVLKKLADHGLSLSDLDGAKHHILPSALRLCEQVPAGAKPALVLLCVKSGATAEAAGELAFSLPAGTTVVSLQNGISNSAAASQAGPSLNVLPGMVPYNVAEIGDGAFHRGTPGRLAAKDDAALRPWLPVFERAGVPLDLHEDLLPVQWGKLLLNLNNPVNALSGLPLREELMHRGYRQCFAALIDETLGVLGVSGITPAQVAAVPAQRLASLLRLPDWLFRIVAARMLRIDAKARSSMADDLALGRRTEIDALSGEVVRLAQEHGLSAPRNARMVALLEAWPQRPERWPARQLQDALGL, from the coding sequence ATGACAGGCGCGCTGCCCGGCGAGGTGTCTGGCGCGCCGCATGGCGAGGTGCTCGTGATGGGCGCGGGCACCATCGGCTGCTACATCGGCGGCCGGCTCGCCGCGGCGGGCGTGCCCGTCACCTTCGTCGGCCGGCCCCGCGTGCTCAAGAAGCTTGCGGACCACGGCCTCTCGCTCAGCGACCTCGACGGCGCGAAGCACCACATCCTGCCGTCGGCGCTGCGCCTGTGCGAGCAGGTGCCCGCCGGCGCCAAACCCGCGCTGGTGCTCCTTTGCGTGAAGAGCGGCGCCACCGCCGAGGCAGCGGGCGAACTGGCTTTCTCGCTGCCCGCGGGCACCACGGTCGTCTCGCTGCAGAACGGCATCTCCAACAGCGCCGCCGCATCGCAGGCCGGCCCGTCGCTCAATGTGCTGCCGGGCATGGTGCCGTACAACGTCGCCGAGATCGGCGACGGCGCCTTCCATCGCGGCACGCCCGGCCGGCTCGCCGCGAAGGACGACGCGGCGCTGCGTCCCTGGCTCCCCGTGTTCGAGCGCGCCGGCGTGCCGCTCGACCTGCACGAAGACCTGCTGCCGGTGCAGTGGGGCAAGCTGCTGCTGAACCTCAACAACCCGGTCAACGCGCTCTCGGGCCTGCCGCTGCGCGAAGAGCTGATGCATCGCGGGTATCGCCAGTGCTTTGCGGCGCTCATCGACGAAACCCTGGGTGTGCTCGGCGTGAGCGGCATCACGCCCGCGCAGGTGGCGGCCGTGCCGGCGCAGCGGCTGGCGAGCCTGCTGCGCTTGCCCGACTGGCTCTTTCGCATCGTCGCGGCGCGCATGCTGCGCATCGATGCCAAGGCGCGCTCCAGCATGGCCGACGATCTTGCGCTCGGCCGACGCACGGAGATCGACGCGCTCAGCGGCGAGGTCGTGCGCCTCGCGCAGGAGCACGGCCTGAGTGCGCCGCGCAACGCACGCATGGTCGCGTTGCTCGAAGCCTGGCCGCAGCGGCCGGAGCGCTGGCCGGCACGCCAATTG